In Myxococcales bacterium, the following are encoded in one genomic region:
- a CDS encoding sigma 54-interacting transcriptional regulator yields MTAAKPTAPSTEEHPQPTRSERARGREALVAGFPTARALPVPLDDEPVGREWLASRGLEDTRVSTRHFVFSHRGGLGVEDAGSRNGTWVNGCRLGPGERAALADGAVVRVGRTLFVYRKELRGSDDPSAPIDGRLVGPFGLRAVAADIEALRDRPLTNVLIEGETGTGKELAARAVAAAVGRAHPYGAVNMAGLASGVFEAQLFGYVPGAYSGSGRGSPGVFREHEGGAVFLDELGELPADLQAKLLRVLENRELLPVGGVRPLPVDVLVIAATNRDLDEAVAAGAFRRDLLARLATRIALPALRDRVEDLFAIAQAVTRQNGEELLAANVEVEALERLMLHELPANVREVASVLSRAFAAERRPSLTLEAIETILGPPSAVASGRASALTLERVTEALRLEGSESGAARRLGISRGMLRRFRAGQTPR; encoded by the coding sequence ATGACCGCCGCGAAGCCCACCGCGCCCTCCACCGAAGAGCACCCTCAGCCCACCCGGAGCGAGCGCGCACGAGGGCGCGAGGCGCTCGTCGCGGGGTTCCCCACGGCGCGCGCCTTGCCCGTGCCCCTCGATGACGAGCCCGTGGGTAGGGAATGGCTCGCCTCCCGAGGTCTCGAAGACACGAGGGTCTCGACACGGCACTTCGTGTTCTCGCACCGCGGCGGGCTCGGCGTCGAGGACGCTGGCTCGCGAAACGGCACCTGGGTCAATGGCTGTCGGCTCGGCCCGGGCGAGCGGGCGGCCCTCGCCGACGGGGCGGTCGTGCGCGTCGGCCGCACGCTGTTCGTGTACCGCAAGGAGCTCCGCGGGAGCGACGACCCGTCCGCTCCGATCGATGGCAGGCTCGTGGGCCCCTTCGGCCTCCGCGCGGTCGCCGCCGACATTGAAGCGCTCCGCGATCGCCCGCTCACCAACGTGCTCATCGAGGGCGAGACGGGCACCGGCAAGGAGCTCGCCGCGCGGGCCGTCGCCGCCGCCGTCGGGCGCGCGCACCCGTACGGTGCGGTGAACATGGCGGGGCTCGCTTCGGGCGTCTTCGAAGCGCAGCTCTTCGGGTACGTGCCTGGCGCCTACTCGGGCAGCGGGAGGGGCTCGCCAGGCGTGTTCCGCGAGCACGAAGGAGGAGCCGTGTTTCTCGACGAGCTCGGTGAGCTTCCGGCCGACCTCCAAGCCAAGCTGCTGCGGGTGCTCGAAAACCGCGAGCTCCTCCCGGTCGGGGGCGTGAGGCCACTGCCGGTCGACGTGCTCGTGATCGCCGCCACAAACCGCGACCTCGACGAGGCGGTGGCCGCCGGCGCCTTCCGCCGCGATCTTCTCGCGCGCCTCGCGACGCGCATCGCGCTCCCCGCCCTCCGCGACCGCGTCGAGGACCTCTTCGCCATCGCGCAGGCGGTGACGCGGCAGAACGGAGAGGAGCTCCTCGCGGCGAACGTGGAGGTGGAAGCGCTCGAGCGCCTCATGCTCCACGAGCTCCCAGCCAACGTGCGTGAGGTCGCCTCGGTGCTGAGCCGCGCGTTCGCCGCCGAGCGGCGCCCGAGCCTGACGCTCGAGGCGATCGAGACCATCCTCGGGCCGCCCTCGGCCGTCGCGAGCGGCCGCGCCTCCGCGCTCACGCTGGAGCGGGTGACCGAGGCGCTCCGGCTCGAGGGGAGCGAGAGCGGCGCGGCGCGGCGGCTGGGGATCTCACGTGGGATGCTTCGACGGTTCCGCGCCGGCCAGACCCCGCGCTGA
- a CDS encoding DEAD/DEAH box helicase, with the protein MTGIARLHPHLQHAIVHDLGWRSLRPVQEATIDAVLDGCNAVVLAPTAGGKTEAAIFPLLSRILTEGPKPVSVLYICPIRALLNNQEERLESYARMVGLDVFKWHGDVSDSAKRRFRESPAHILMTTPESLEVMFISAKTDARALFSELSAVVIDEVHAFAGDDRGAHLAALLERLTALCGRDIQRIGLSATVGNPRVIGEWLQGSSERPFRLVDPPRPRAERDLRVESVNDLAEAASGIVSIARGKKSLVFVESRSKAEAVAQALAGSGVEVFIHHSSVSRADRTLAEEQFAKGQNTAIVCTSTMELGIDVGDLDHVIQVDAPSTVASFLQRMGRTGRRAHTRANCTFFCLTPESLLQSVALLRLAESGWVEDVRPASQAIHVLAHQVMALILQEGGISRHRLLPWIEAAYPFSSVRAERLHELVDTMVERGILYEADGLLSLGQRGEKLYGRKNFFELYAVFTAPPVLRVQHGKEDVGHIQALFVSMQDREAGPLCFRLAGRAWEVGLVEWSKGVMHVKPAERGRVPSWLGFPGTLSMALCQAMREVLLERPSEGSGSEAAWLSLVAARELRDLRRSYEDVLDEETAPLEEGTDGVTWHTFAGAAVNRLLAAGLESACGKRWMAGNLSLRCKDLTMGAARDAVRALPALDWERTASTAARAMARGMVSKFQPCLPEAAEDRLLGERLLDLAGTLRFLGGLRLGGTHAAPRVEGPRLRDEEALGPLPQAALGLSPDAADHAPRAEREGLGAPKNPIEWIDTPEGLRGALAALLAEPVVGLDVETALDFGTLCLVQMATPTRTYLIDPFAVGDLGALQEVMSAERPQKVIHNAQFERRVLARVGVALGGVFDTLQASRRVHGRKIAGGHSLAVVCQRELGFTLDKGEQTSNWGRRPLDAAQVRYAALDAEVLLELYARLETAEPSETTQLALRP; encoded by the coding sequence ATGACGGGCATCGCCAGGCTCCACCCCCACCTCCAACACGCGATCGTCCACGATCTGGGCTGGCGCTCCCTGCGCCCCGTGCAGGAGGCGACCATCGACGCGGTGCTCGACGGCTGCAACGCCGTCGTGCTCGCGCCCACCGCGGGCGGCAAGACCGAAGCCGCCATTTTTCCGCTGCTCTCGCGCATCCTGACGGAGGGCCCGAAGCCCGTCTCGGTGCTCTACATATGCCCGATTCGCGCGCTCCTGAACAACCAAGAGGAGCGCCTCGAGAGCTACGCGCGGATGGTGGGGCTCGACGTGTTCAAGTGGCACGGCGACGTGAGCGACTCCGCGAAGAGACGCTTCCGCGAGTCACCCGCGCACATCTTGATGACGACCCCCGAGTCGCTCGAGGTGATGTTCATCAGCGCGAAGACCGACGCGCGCGCGCTCTTCTCCGAGCTGTCGGCGGTGGTCATCGACGAGGTCCACGCGTTCGCCGGAGACGACCGCGGCGCTCACCTCGCCGCGCTGCTCGAGCGGCTGACGGCGCTCTGCGGGCGAGACATCCAGCGGATCGGCCTCTCGGCGACCGTCGGGAATCCGCGCGTCATCGGCGAGTGGCTCCAGGGCTCGAGCGAGCGCCCGTTCCGGCTCGTGGATCCGCCGCGCCCCCGCGCCGAACGCGATCTGCGCGTCGAGTCGGTGAACGACCTCGCCGAGGCCGCCTCAGGGATCGTGTCGATCGCGCGTGGCAAGAAGAGCCTCGTGTTCGTGGAGAGCCGCTCCAAGGCGGAGGCCGTTGCGCAGGCGCTCGCCGGCTCGGGCGTGGAGGTCTTCATTCACCACAGCTCGGTGAGCCGCGCCGACCGGACGCTCGCAGAAGAGCAGTTCGCCAAGGGGCAGAACACCGCGATCGTGTGCACGTCCACGATGGAGCTCGGGATCGACGTCGGCGATCTCGACCACGTGATCCAGGTGGACGCCCCAAGCACGGTCGCGTCGTTCTTGCAGCGGATGGGGCGCACCGGGCGACGGGCCCACACGCGCGCCAACTGCACGTTCTTCTGCCTCACGCCGGAGTCGTTGCTCCAGTCGGTGGCGCTCCTTCGCCTCGCCGAGTCCGGCTGGGTGGAGGACGTGCGGCCCGCCTCGCAGGCGATTCACGTGCTCGCTCACCAGGTGATGGCGTTGATTCTCCAGGAGGGCGGGATCTCGCGTCACCGGCTGCTGCCGTGGATCGAGGCGGCCTACCCGTTCTCGAGCGTGCGCGCCGAGCGGCTCCACGAGCTCGTCGACACGATGGTCGAGCGCGGGATTCTCTACGAAGCCGATGGGCTGCTGTCGCTCGGGCAGCGCGGAGAGAAGCTCTACGGGCGAAAGAACTTCTTCGAGCTCTACGCGGTCTTCACGGCCCCGCCGGTGCTGCGCGTGCAGCACGGGAAGGAAGACGTGGGCCACATTCAGGCGCTCTTCGTCTCGATGCAGGATCGCGAGGCGGGGCCCCTCTGCTTTCGACTCGCGGGGCGCGCGTGGGAGGTGGGGCTCGTCGAGTGGTCAAAGGGCGTCATGCACGTGAAGCCCGCGGAGCGCGGGCGAGTCCCGAGCTGGCTCGGGTTCCCCGGTACGTTGTCGATGGCGCTCTGCCAGGCGATGCGCGAGGTGCTCCTCGAGCGCCCGAGCGAGGGCTCAGGCTCCGAGGCCGCCTGGCTCAGCCTGGTCGCCGCGCGTGAGCTCCGCGATCTGCGGCGCTCGTACGAGGACGTGCTCGACGAGGAGACCGCGCCGCTCGAAGAGGGCACGGATGGGGTGACGTGGCACACCTTCGCCGGCGCGGCGGTCAATAGGCTCCTCGCCGCGGGGCTCGAGTCCGCGTGTGGGAAGCGCTGGATGGCGGGCAACCTGTCGCTCCGGTGCAAGGATCTCACGATGGGAGCGGCACGTGACGCCGTGCGCGCTTTGCCCGCGCTCGACTGGGAGCGCACCGCGTCGACCGCAGCGCGCGCGATGGCCCGCGGGATGGTGAGCAAGTTCCAGCCGTGTCTGCCCGAGGCGGCGGAGGACCGACTCCTCGGGGAGCGGCTGCTCGACCTGGCGGGGACGTTGCGCTTCTTGGGAGGCCTCCGGCTCGGGGGCACGCACGCGGCACCAAGGGTCGAAGGACCGAGGCTCCGTGACGAGGAGGCGCTTGGACCGCTTCCGCAGGCTGCGCTCGGTCTGTCGCCCGACGCGGCCGACCATGCGCCTCGGGCCGAACGTGAGGGGCTTGGAGCGCCGAAGAACCCCATCGAGTGGATCGATACGCCGGAGGGCCTCCGCGGCGCGCTCGCCGCGCTCCTCGCCGAGCCGGTCGTTGGCCTCGACGTGGAGACGGCGCTCGACTTCGGAACGCTGTGCCTTGTGCAAATGGCCACTCCGACGCGGACCTATTTGATTGACCCGTTCGCGGTGGGGGACCTCGGGGCGCTCCAAGAGGTGATGAGCGCGGAGCGCCCGCAGAAGGTCATCCACAACGCCCAGTTCGAGCGACGAGTGCTCGCGCGCGTCGGAGTCGCGCTCGGGGGCGTGTTCGACACCCTCCAGGCGTCGCGGCGTGTGCATGGGCGGAAGATCGCCGGTGGGCACAGCCTCGCGGTGGTCTGTCAGCGCGAGCTCGGGTTCACGCTCGACAAGGGGGAGCAGACCTCCAACTGGGGGCGGCGGCCCCTCGACGCGGCGCAGGTGCGGTATGCGGCCCTGGATGCCGAGGTGCTGCTGGAGCTCTACGCGCGGCTCGAGACAGCGGAACCGAGCGAGACGACCCAGCTCGCGCTGCGACCCTGA
- the brxD gene encoding BREX system ATP-binding protein BrxD: MSVIPESAAIVNALRSGVVPNQGLAHFATGLESLLDAVNEELDFVATGQGSSKWLRGEYGAGKTFAARYLCAKARQRGFATAEVQISVNDTPLHHLETVYRRLIERLETAADGPNAFQAVVEGWLYRLGDEVTRLRGLSENDPGFADATEQRLEDKLADLSRRNPAFAQVLRAYHRATHEGDFGTAQGLLAWLAGQPHTDRSVLRVAGTRGKIDGQAALTFLGGVLQLLRQSGYQGLVVVLDEVETIQRMNAQTRQNSLNALRQLMDMLGKGELPGLYLVVPGTRDFFEGYKGLKALAPLHQRVHVTFGEDPRWDNLRAPQVRLLPFTGERLLTVGRRVRDLYPARNAERVAARIDDRFLEALVEQVTAGFGGKVSLAPRLFLRELVDVMDRVDLHEDYVPAAHYRLALDDGKLNDEELAAKHGTPVDEAAEEPPPEPPVADKPRRLEG; encoded by the coding sequence ATGTCTGTGATTCCCGAGTCGGCCGCGATCGTCAACGCGCTGCGGAGCGGCGTGGTGCCCAACCAGGGCCTCGCGCACTTCGCGACGGGCCTCGAGAGCCTGCTCGACGCCGTGAACGAGGAGCTCGATTTCGTGGCCACGGGCCAGGGCAGCTCGAAGTGGCTGCGCGGGGAGTACGGCGCCGGAAAGACCTTCGCCGCGCGCTACCTGTGCGCGAAGGCGCGGCAGCGCGGCTTCGCGACCGCCGAGGTGCAGATCTCGGTGAACGACACGCCACTCCACCACCTGGAGACCGTGTATCGCCGTCTCATCGAGCGCCTCGAGACGGCCGCCGACGGGCCGAACGCCTTCCAGGCCGTGGTCGAGGGGTGGCTCTACCGCCTGGGAGACGAGGTCACGCGTCTGCGTGGTCTGTCGGAGAACGATCCGGGCTTCGCCGACGCCACCGAGCAGCGCCTCGAGGACAAGCTCGCCGACCTGTCTCGGCGAAACCCGGCGTTCGCCCAGGTGCTTCGCGCGTACCACCGCGCCACGCACGAGGGAGACTTCGGTACGGCCCAGGGCCTCCTCGCGTGGCTCGCGGGCCAGCCGCACACGGACCGCTCGGTGCTGCGCGTCGCGGGCACCCGGGGAAAGATCGACGGACAGGCCGCGCTCACGTTCCTCGGTGGGGTCCTGCAGCTCCTCCGTCAGTCCGGGTACCAGGGCCTCGTCGTGGTGCTCGACGAGGTCGAGACCATCCAGCGAATGAACGCGCAGACCCGGCAAAACTCGCTGAACGCGCTCCGGCAGCTCATGGACATGCTCGGCAAGGGCGAGCTGCCTGGCCTCTACCTGGTCGTCCCCGGCACGCGGGACTTCTTCGAGGGGTACAAAGGGCTGAAGGCGCTCGCGCCTCTCCATCAGCGCGTGCACGTGACCTTCGGGGAGGACCCACGGTGGGACAACCTCCGCGCGCCCCAGGTACGTCTCTTGCCGTTTACCGGAGAGCGCTTGCTCACGGTGGGCCGCCGGGTCCGTGATCTCTACCCGGCGAGGAACGCGGAGCGCGTCGCGGCGCGCATCGACGATCGCTTCCTCGAGGCGCTCGTCGAGCAGGTGACCGCTGGCTTTGGTGGAAAGGTGTCTCTCGCGCCGCGCCTCTTCCTGCGTGAGCTCGTGGACGTGATGGACCGCGTAGATCTTCATGAGGACTACGTGCCTGCGGCGCACTACCGTCTCGCGTTGGACGACGGGAAGCTCAACGACGAAGAGCTCGCGGCGAAGCACGGGACACCGGTCGACGAGGCCGCGGAGGAACCTCCTCCGGAGCCCCCCGTCGCGGATAAGCCTCGACGCCTGGAGGGATAG
- a CDS encoding DUF262 domain-containing protein, producing the protein MTATGTTFSTSEPLLSELLNEVRRGNYQLPDFQRGWVWEDERIKKLIASISLSYPIGAAMLLETGGEGSKFKPRTIEGVELAKPVQPSKLILDGQQRLTSLFASLMSGKPVKTCTEKNKEKRIERVYYLEMTRCLDAAEDRNDAVRSLPPSRMLTSDFGRNVDLDVSTTEKEYAVRFFPLALVYDNVKFAQWKNGFQRHYNFAQEPLEALGRFEMEVWLRFQQYKVPLIELLRDTPKEAVCHVFENVNMGGVPLTVFELLTAIYAADDFELRADWATRNTSLHQYPILRDVDGTDFIMSATLSATHRRSVESGGAIGCRRKDILDLKLDAYVAENAKIHEGFVRAARFLNRARVYETRTLPYQTQLIPLSVICSELGGDFEKAAVHDKLARWYWCGVFGELYGSANEGRYAFDVPEVLAWIGGGAEPRTVKEATFSPMRLLSMQTRLSAAYKGVMALLLDLGARDFRNGDPLDITNYYDVAVDIHHIFPRAHCEKMGYERDRWNSVINKSPITAKANRTIGGHKPSTYLASLEREGSIDARGLDELLPTHAIAPHLLRADDFDGFIRDRASRLLDLIEDAMGKPVEGRDSAEVCKTFGGALVRGTSGSS; encoded by the coding sequence ATGACAGCCACGGGCACGACATTCAGCACGAGCGAACCTCTCTTGAGCGAGCTCCTCAACGAAGTGCGGAGGGGGAACTATCAACTTCCTGATTTCCAGCGGGGCTGGGTCTGGGAGGACGAGCGCATCAAGAAGCTGATCGCCAGCATTTCCCTTTCGTACCCGATCGGCGCGGCGATGCTCCTCGAGACCGGCGGCGAGGGATCCAAGTTCAAACCTCGAACGATCGAGGGAGTGGAGCTCGCGAAGCCTGTTCAGCCGAGCAAGCTCATCTTGGATGGACAGCAGCGCCTCACGTCGCTCTTCGCTTCGCTGATGAGCGGTAAGCCGGTCAAGACCTGCACCGAGAAGAACAAGGAGAAGCGCATCGAGCGCGTTTACTACCTCGAGATGACTCGCTGTCTCGACGCCGCCGAGGACCGCAACGACGCAGTACGTTCGCTGCCGCCCTCCCGAATGCTGACGAGCGACTTCGGCCGGAACGTCGACCTGGACGTAAGCACGACCGAAAAGGAGTACGCGGTCCGGTTTTTTCCACTCGCGCTCGTGTACGACAACGTCAAGTTCGCGCAGTGGAAGAACGGCTTCCAACGTCACTACAACTTCGCCCAGGAGCCTCTCGAAGCGTTGGGTCGTTTCGAAATGGAGGTCTGGCTTCGGTTTCAGCAGTACAAGGTGCCCCTCATCGAGCTCCTTCGCGACACTCCAAAAGAGGCCGTGTGTCACGTGTTCGAGAACGTGAACATGGGTGGAGTGCCATTGACGGTGTTCGAGCTGCTTACTGCGATATACGCCGCGGACGATTTCGAGCTTCGAGCGGACTGGGCGACTCGAAACACGTCGCTACATCAGTATCCTATCTTGCGAGACGTTGACGGTACGGACTTCATCATGTCAGCGACGCTCAGCGCGACACATCGGCGATCGGTCGAGAGCGGCGGGGCGATTGGATGCCGACGCAAGGACATTCTCGACCTCAAGCTGGACGCGTACGTGGCGGAGAACGCGAAAATCCACGAAGGATTCGTTCGCGCGGCACGCTTCCTCAACCGCGCGCGGGTCTATGAGACGCGAACCCTGCCGTATCAGACGCAGCTCATCCCCCTCAGCGTGATCTGCTCGGAGCTCGGAGGCGACTTCGAGAAGGCGGCCGTGCACGACAAGCTCGCGCGATGGTACTGGTGCGGAGTGTTTGGCGAGTTGTATGGAAGCGCCAACGAGGGACGCTACGCGTTCGACGTTCCCGAGGTGCTCGCGTGGATTGGGGGCGGTGCGGAGCCAAGGACGGTGAAGGAAGCGACTTTCTCTCCGATGCGTCTTCTCTCGATGCAGACGAGGCTGAGCGCTGCATACAAGGGTGTCATGGCGCTCCTGCTCGACCTGGGCGCTCGCGACTTCCGCAACGGCGACCCGCTGGACATCACGAACTACTATGACGTCGCGGTCGACATCCATCATATCTTCCCCCGCGCTCACTGCGAGAAGATGGGCTACGAGCGGGACCGCTGGAACAGCGTCATCAACAAGTCGCCCATCACCGCCAAGGCGAATCGCACCATCGGGGGCCACAAGCCGAGTACCTATCTCGCCAGCCTGGAGCGTGAGGGGAGCATCGACGCGAGAGGCCTCGACGAGCTGCTTCCAACTCACGCGATCGCACCCCACCTTCTTCGGGCCGACGACTTCGACGGATTCATCCGCGACCGCGCATCTCGCCTGTTGGACCTGATCGAAGACGCGATGGGCAAGCCCGTCGAAGGACGCGACTCTGCGGAGGTGTGCAAGACGTTCGGCGGCGCGCTAGTTCGAGGGACCTCCGGCTCGTCGTGA
- the pglZ gene encoding BREX-2 system phosphatase PglZ has protein sequence MSSAQHLLRRILEQAGGAAESGYVLVIDGEGLEDLPTQMATPTGAYGVHRVGTELGLRHLLWKARGAPLIAVLPEELAQRIQRAPDLLRRARNQRVHALSVNDVLEVLLGVRVVGADAPHMQALALEHVGTLATAMSHRTLPTVVDRRLLTELLVDASVGAQVRTQTPAQLLAAWVTDPPRWSPNVSRLVRDALPALHGDEGRLLAWALAEPEPRLRELVVHGAVLTVDAPELPKPPWGPLWKAAAEPPLEMDRRILRRAAARLAEETLVALGDASTSLLTVADRVGREHLTPAQLQTSRVLPLAFKDRCHALAQQAAGGEPVGAGEIAWLSEHRAARMHRAELAVMDSLARVSRYLAASGEPSAEPPLDLAAQVIGYQRSGAFADLAMTQLRRALASSASYHAEAGKVLAAARARRDEGNRAFAAALASGYESALHQGGIPLHRVWKRVVAPVWQEAPAARVFLVVLDGCSYPVFLELLSALAADSAFPLGLRSNADGRLCGLPALAPLPTVTSHARGAIFLGELPNDPLVAETVFRDQDEAKTDKARLNQNANLGSRTRRLFLKGDLGDGGQALLAALDDAALDVVAVVFNAVDDQIGSSNTGATVRLAPEDITAFKPSLRAALQAGRRVLLTADHGHSLYFDRALRVGAGKTPRYLSLGKDDPVPDGFQEIQVGGLGGPPERRAFAWRSGAYLGQPQVGFHGGCSLEEVVVPLAWIARDGLAAEEPPWWYGRGALAEPATTTSSRPVAPPLVTPLPSDSLTQPGQPVKPQLSLFNPADKADALPLSPALLARLSNDEKAVLVLLKENGSARATELAERLGKNPGRLNGLMRTLHRTLHDEGVTLFAAETLPSGETLYRYQGKD, from the coding sequence GCTGGTCATCGACGGCGAGGGCCTCGAGGACCTCCCGACCCAGATGGCGACCCCCACGGGCGCGTACGGCGTCCACCGCGTGGGCACCGAGCTCGGCCTCCGGCACCTCTTGTGGAAGGCCCGCGGCGCGCCGCTCATCGCGGTGCTCCCCGAGGAGCTCGCGCAGCGCATCCAGCGCGCTCCCGATCTGCTCCGTCGCGCGCGAAACCAGCGTGTTCACGCGCTCTCGGTGAACGACGTGCTCGAGGTGCTCCTCGGCGTACGCGTGGTCGGGGCCGACGCGCCCCACATGCAGGCGCTCGCGCTCGAGCACGTGGGCACGCTCGCGACCGCGATGAGCCACCGCACGCTGCCGACGGTGGTCGATCGACGACTCTTGACCGAGCTGCTCGTCGACGCGAGCGTCGGCGCGCAGGTGCGCACGCAGACCCCAGCGCAGCTCCTCGCGGCGTGGGTGACCGATCCGCCGCGCTGGTCTCCGAACGTGAGCCGGCTCGTGCGCGACGCGCTCCCGGCGCTCCACGGGGACGAGGGGCGCCTCCTCGCGTGGGCGCTCGCCGAGCCCGAGCCGCGCCTCCGCGAGCTCGTGGTCCACGGCGCGGTGCTCACCGTGGACGCCCCGGAGCTGCCCAAGCCCCCGTGGGGGCCGCTGTGGAAGGCCGCGGCCGAGCCGCCGCTCGAGATGGACCGCCGCATCCTCCGTCGCGCGGCCGCGCGGCTCGCCGAGGAGACCCTCGTGGCGCTCGGCGACGCGTCCACCTCGCTGCTCACGGTGGCCGATCGCGTCGGGCGCGAGCACCTGACCCCCGCGCAGCTCCAGACGAGCCGCGTGTTACCGCTGGCCTTCAAGGATCGCTGTCACGCCCTCGCGCAGCAGGCCGCGGGGGGCGAGCCCGTCGGCGCCGGCGAGATCGCGTGGCTCTCGGAGCACCGCGCGGCGCGCATGCACAGGGCCGAGCTCGCCGTCATGGACTCCCTGGCCCGCGTCTCGCGCTACCTCGCCGCTTCAGGCGAGCCCTCGGCCGAGCCTCCCCTCGATCTCGCCGCGCAGGTGATTGGCTATCAGCGGAGCGGGGCCTTCGCGGACCTCGCGATGACCCAGCTCCGCCGCGCGCTCGCGAGCAGCGCGAGCTACCACGCCGAGGCCGGCAAGGTGCTCGCGGCGGCGCGCGCGCGCCGCGACGAGGGCAACCGCGCGTTCGCTGCGGCCCTGGCGAGCGGCTACGAGTCGGCGCTCCATCAGGGGGGGATCCCGCTCCACCGCGTGTGGAAGCGCGTCGTCGCGCCCGTGTGGCAAGAAGCTCCCGCGGCGAGGGTGTTCCTCGTCGTGCTCGACGGGTGCAGCTATCCGGTCTTTCTCGAGCTCCTCTCCGCGCTGGCGGCGGACAGCGCGTTCCCCCTCGGCCTGCGGTCGAACGCCGACGGCCGGCTGTGCGGTCTGCCCGCGCTCGCGCCACTCCCTACGGTCACGAGCCACGCCCGAGGGGCGATCTTCCTCGGAGAGCTGCCGAACGATCCGCTCGTCGCCGAGACCGTATTTCGCGATCAAGACGAGGCGAAGACCGACAAGGCGCGACTCAACCAGAACGCGAACCTCGGCTCCCGCACCCGGCGCCTCTTCCTGAAGGGCGATCTCGGCGACGGAGGCCAGGCGCTGCTCGCGGCGCTCGACGATGCCGCGCTCGACGTCGTGGCCGTGGTCTTCAACGCGGTGGACGATCAGATCGGCTCGTCGAACACCGGCGCGACGGTGCGGCTCGCGCCCGAGGACATCACGGCCTTCAAGCCGAGCCTGCGCGCCGCCCTCCAGGCGGGTCGCCGCGTGCTCCTCACCGCCGATCATGGGCATAGCCTCTATTTCGATCGCGCGCTCCGCGTGGGCGCCGGCAAGACTCCCCGCTATCTCTCGCTGGGCAAGGACGATCCCGTGCCCGACGGCTTCCAAGAGATTCAAGTGGGCGGCCTCGGCGGCCCTCCCGAGCGGCGCGCGTTCGCGTGGCGGAGCGGCGCGTACCTCGGCCAGCCGCAGGTCGGGTTTCACGGGGGGTGCAGCCTCGAGGAGGTCGTGGTCCCGCTCGCGTGGATCGCGCGTGACGGGCTCGCGGCCGAGGAGCCCCCGTGGTGGTACGGGCGCGGAGCCCTCGCCGAGCCCGCGACCACGACGTCTTCGCGCCCCGTGGCGCCGCCGCTCGTGACGCCCCTCCCCTCGGACTCGCTCACGCAGCCTGGGCAGCCAGTGAAGCCGCAGCTCTCGCTCTTCAACCCGGCCGACAAGGCCGACGCGCTGCCCCTCTCGCCTGCGCTCCTCGCGAGGCTCTCGAACGACGAGAAGGCCGTGCTCGTGCTGCTCAAAGAGAACGGATCGGCGCGAGCCACCGAGCTCGCGGAGCGACTCGGCAAGAACCCCGGGCGACTCAACGGCCTGATGCGCACTCTGCACCGGACGCTTCACGACGAGGGCGTCACCCTGTTCGCCGCCGAGACCCTGCCGAGCGGCGAGACCCTGTATCGCTACCAAGGGAAGGACTAG